The following coding sequences are from one Acidobacteriota bacterium window:
- a CDS encoding bifunctional transaldolase/phosoglucose isomerase, with translation MNSQTHFLNPKLSHAVSAALENWDRGNNTARLWSGDPSLWTGADENRWLGWLSLTEGPDRSPRLEQLVGEIRREGLSHLLLLGMGGSSLFPEVLAATFGKQQGYPELHVLDSTDPAQILRFESRIDLSRTLFIVSSKSGSTLEPNILKQYFLERVKQVPGESEAGRRFIAITDPDSRLQKAAEREGFRSIFFGEPAVGGRYSALSNFGRVPAALMGLDAAGFIFRARSMAQACKPQVPAHRNPGVVLGAILGTLAKSGRDKFTLITAPEISTLGAWLEQLLAESTGKDGKGLIPVDGESVGPPAVYGEDRFFLHIRLDSGRDPKQEQAVRDLKQSGHPVVQISMADRYDLGREVFRWEMATAVAGSLLEIDPFNQPDVEASKIATRDLTQRYEREGSFPRETAFFSQGGISLLADEENCSSLSRAVGADPTLASILQAHLGQLTRGDYFAILAYLEMSPQNQSLLQSLRHQVRDRFGVATCLGFGPRFLHSTGQAYKGGPDSGVFLQVTGEDTQDLPVPGRKYTFGAVKDAQARGDFQVLSQRRRRALRVHLSAPVEEGLRRLNRTLDMGLAST, from the coding sequence TTGAATTCTCAAACCCATTTCCTGAACCCGAAGCTGTCCCATGCCGTGTCGGCGGCACTTGAGAACTGGGACAGGGGAAACAATACCGCTCGCCTGTGGTCCGGAGACCCCTCGCTCTGGACAGGGGCCGATGAGAATCGCTGGCTGGGCTGGCTGTCCCTGACGGAGGGCCCCGACCGCAGTCCGCGCCTGGAGCAGCTCGTCGGGGAGATTCGCCGGGAGGGATTGTCCCACCTGTTGCTGCTGGGAATGGGAGGCTCCAGCCTCTTTCCCGAAGTCCTGGCAGCAACTTTCGGCAAGCAGCAGGGATACCCGGAACTTCACGTCCTCGACTCCACCGACCCCGCGCAAATCCTGCGTTTCGAATCCCGAATCGACCTGTCACGAACCCTCTTCATCGTTTCCAGCAAGTCCGGCAGCACCCTGGAACCCAACATTCTGAAACAGTACTTCTTGGAGCGGGTGAAACAGGTCCCGGGTGAATCCGAAGCGGGAAGGCGCTTTATTGCCATCACCGACCCCGATTCCAGGCTGCAGAAAGCTGCCGAAAGGGAGGGCTTCCGATCCATCTTTTTTGGAGAGCCGGCCGTCGGGGGCCGCTACTCGGCGCTGTCGAACTTCGGCAGAGTGCCGGCAGCCTTGATGGGACTGGATGCAGCCGGGTTCATCTTTCGAGCCCGCTCCATGGCTCAAGCCTGCAAGCCTCAGGTTCCCGCACACCGGAATCCCGGGGTGGTCCTGGGAGCCATTCTGGGCACCCTGGCCAAGTCAGGCAGGGACAAGTTCACTCTGATCACCGCGCCGGAAATCTCGACATTGGGCGCCTGGCTGGAGCAGTTGCTGGCCGAGTCGACCGGTAAGGATGGAAAGGGCCTCATTCCCGTCGACGGCGAGTCGGTGGGGCCTCCCGCCGTCTACGGAGAGGACCGGTTCTTCCTTCACATTCGGTTGGACTCCGGCCGGGACCCAAAACAGGAGCAGGCCGTCAGGGATCTGAAGCAGAGCGGGCATCCCGTCGTTCAGATCTCCATGGCCGACCGCTACGACCTCGGCCGGGAAGTCTTTCGATGGGAGATGGCGACGGCAGTGGCCGGATCGCTCCTGGAGATCGATCCCTTCAATCAGCCCGATGTCGAGGCCAGCAAGATTGCAACCAGGGACTTGACCCAGCGCTACGAACGGGAGGGCTCATTCCCTCGGGAAACCGCCTTCTTCAGCCAGGGCGGGATTTCCCTGCTTGCCGACGAGGAGAACTGCAGCTCGCTGTCCCGGGCCGTGGGGGCCGATCCCACCCTGGCATCCATTTTACAGGCCCACCTGGGGCAACTCACCCGCGGAGACTATTTCGCGATCCTGGCCTATCTCGAGATGAGTCCCCAGAACCAGAGTCTTCTTCAGAGTTTGAGGCACCAGGTTCGGGACCGGTTCGGTGTCGCCACCTGTCTGGGTTTCGGCCCGCGCTTTCTGCACTCGACCGGCCAGGCCTACAAGGGCGGCCCCGACAGCGGAGTCTTTCTGCAGGTCACCGGAGAGGACACGCAGGATTTGCCGGTGCCCGGCCGGAAATACACCTTCGGAGCCGTAAAGGACGCCCAGGCCAGGGGGGATTTTCAGGTGCTCTCCCAACGGAGGCGCAGAGCCTTGAGGGTCCACTTGAGCGCCCCGGTGGAGGAAGGCTTGAGACGGCTCAACCGGACCCTGGACATGGGGTTGGCGTCCACCTGA
- a CDS encoding zinc ribbon domain-containing protein yields the protein MYEKPLRLAVVFRGTALLMFLVLFGGVGRVGGQTYSRVPAKSSELCTVCGAELTSDDVALIVRGRRTPLRQAHVETFLKNLERGFYSQQPRGALFQEDMSAPPGTAQGGISRGWFVFGLLVLSSLICGGLSGYRALSMGLPPLAPFFIGFFLNLPGLLYVISRPAGQGHGQVPSGLVKVPETVAPVPCPACGEVNHPTARRCLRCGKELTPSQQSEVTRA from the coding sequence ATGTACGAGAAGCCGCTGCGATTGGCCGTCGTCTTTCGGGGAACAGCATTGCTGATGTTTCTTGTGCTTTTCGGAGGAGTCGGTCGAGTCGGCGGGCAGACCTACTCCCGGGTGCCCGCCAAAAGCTCGGAATTATGCACGGTTTGCGGGGCGGAACTGACTTCCGACGATGTGGCCTTGATCGTGCGAGGGCGCCGGACTCCCCTCCGCCAGGCCCACGTCGAGACGTTCCTGAAAAATCTGGAACGGGGCTTCTACAGCCAACAGCCCAGGGGCGCCCTGTTTCAGGAGGATATGTCGGCACCGCCGGGCACGGCCCAGGGAGGAATCAGTCGGGGTTGGTTTGTGTTCGGACTGCTGGTTCTGTCCTCCCTGATATGCGGAGGTCTGAGCGGCTACCGCGCCCTGTCTATGGGCCTGCCCCCGCTGGCGCCCTTCTTTATCGGCTTCTTTCTGAATCTGCCGGGTCTTCTCTACGTCATCTCCCGTCCGGCCGGACAGGGTCACGGCCAGGTGCCCAGTGGACTGGTCAAGGTTCCGGAAACCGTAGCCCCTGTGCCCTGTCCCGCTTGCGGGGAGGTCAACCACCCCACCGCCCGGCGGTGCCTGCGGTGCGGGAAGGAACTGACCCCCTCGCAACAGTCCGAGGTGACGCGAGCCTGA